In one Gopherus evgoodei ecotype Sinaloan lineage chromosome 1, rGopEvg1_v1.p, whole genome shotgun sequence genomic region, the following are encoded:
- the LOC115645476 gene encoding olfactory receptor 52R1-like → MSDSNKTDFTNPSTFILLGIPGLEMAHVWISIPFCTMYAIAILGNLTILFIVKREPSLHGPMYYFLCMLAVSDLAVSTSIVPKMLSIFWFSSREINVSACLTQMYFIHCISSIESGTLAAMALDRYVAICDPLRHSTILTNPVVAKIGLAMVLRGTMVILPFPLLARWWPYCRTNIIPKPHCMHIAVLKLACTDTSISSYYGLFVLFCVTGLDVIFITVSYTQILRAIFSLPTKDTRLKTLGTCSSHLCVILAFYIPHLSSSVMYRFGQNVAVHFHVLIANMFLLLPHMLNPIIYGVMTRQIRDRLLWLFTHKGT, encoded by the coding sequence atgtcagattccaacaaAACCGACTTCACCaatccctccaccttcatcctgctgggcattcctggcctggagatggcccatgtctggatctccatccccttctgcaccatgtacgccatagccatcttggggaaccTCACCATCCTTTTCATCGTGAAAAGGGAGCCGAGCCTCCATGGGCCCATGTACTATTTtctctgcatgctggctgtcagtgACCTAGCTGTTTCTACGTCCATTGTGccgaaaatgctgagcatcttctggttcagttCTAGGGAGATCAAtgtcagtgcctgcctcacccagatgtatttCATTCACTGCATCTCTTCGATAGAGTCTGGGACCTTGGCGGCCATGGCTTtggatcgctatgtggccatctgcgaccccctgagacattccaccatcctgacaaacCCTGTGGTGGCCAAGATTGGCCTGGCCATGGTGCTGCGTGGCACCATGGTCATATTGCCCTTTCCCTTGCTGGCGAGGtggtggccatattgcagaaccaacatcattCCCAAGCCGCACTGCATGCATATAGCTGTGCTGAAGCTGGCTTGCACCGACACCAGCATCAGTAGTTACTATGGCCTCTTTGTGCTATTCTGTGTGACCGGTCTGGATGTGATTTTTATCACCGTGTCCtatacccagatcctcagggccatcttcagcctccccacaaaggacaCCCGGCTCAAGACTTTggggacctgcagctcccacctctgtgtcatcttagccttttacatcccacatctctcctcctctgtcatgtACCGGTTTGGGCAGAATGTGGCCGTACATTTCCATGTTCTCATTGCCAACATGTTCCTCTTGCTGCCCCACATGCTGAACCCCATCATTTATGGGGTGATGACCAGGCAGATCAGGGACAGGCTTCTCTGGCTCTTTACACATAAAGGGACCTAA